Proteins encoded together in one Streptomyces sp. NBC_01216 window:
- the rocD gene encoding ornithine--oxo-acid transaminase → MSRTQDAIASAEAHSAHNYHPLPLVIASADGAWMTDVEGRRYLDLLAGYSALNFGHGNRRLIDAARAQLERVTLTSRAFHHDRFAEFCARLAELCGKEMVLPMNTGAEAVETAVKTARKWGYEVKGVPDGHAKIVVAANNFHGRTTTIVSFSTDHEARDHFGPYTPGFEIVPYGDPTALEAAVTENTVAVLLEPIQGEAGVLVPPAGYLRGVRELTRARNVLFIADEIQSGLGRTGKTFACEHEDVVPDMYVLGKALGGGVVPVSAVVADREVLGVFRPGEHGSTFGGNPLACAVALEVIAMLRTGEYQQRATELGEHLHAELGLLAGGGAVEAVRGRGLWAGVDIAPSRGTGREISEKLMDRGVLVKDTHGSTIRIAPPLVIGKEDLDWGLEQLRAVLSA, encoded by the coding sequence GTGTCGAGAACGCAGGACGCGATCGCTTCCGCGGAGGCGCACAGCGCACACAACTACCACCCCCTGCCCCTCGTGATCGCCTCGGCGGACGGGGCGTGGATGACGGACGTCGAGGGCCGCCGCTACCTCGACCTGCTCGCCGGCTACTCGGCACTGAACTTCGGCCACGGCAACCGGCGGCTGATCGACGCCGCGCGGGCGCAGCTGGAGCGGGTGACGCTCACCTCGCGGGCGTTCCACCACGACCGGTTCGCGGAGTTCTGCGCCCGGCTCGCCGAACTGTGCGGCAAGGAGATGGTCCTGCCGATGAACACGGGGGCGGAGGCGGTCGAGACGGCCGTGAAGACCGCCCGGAAGTGGGGGTACGAGGTCAAGGGCGTGCCCGACGGGCACGCGAAGATCGTCGTGGCGGCGAACAACTTCCACGGTCGGACGACGACGATCGTCAGCTTCTCGACGGATCACGAGGCGCGCGACCACTTCGGGCCGTACACCCCGGGGTTCGAGATCGTGCCGTACGGCGATCCGACGGCCCTGGAGGCGGCGGTCACGGAGAACACGGTGGCGGTGCTCCTGGAGCCGATCCAGGGCGAGGCCGGGGTCCTGGTGCCGCCCGCCGGGTATCTACGCGGGGTGCGGGAGCTGACCCGCGCCCGGAACGTCCTCTTCATCGCGGACGAGATCCAGTCGGGCCTCGGCCGGACCGGCAAGACCTTCGCGTGCGAGCACGAGGACGTCGTGCCCGACATGTACGTCCTGGGCAAGGCGCTGGGCGGTGGCGTCGTACCGGTCTCGGCGGTGGTCGCCGACCGTGAGGTGCTGGGCGTGTTCCGGCCGGGTGAGCACGGGTCGACGTTCGGCGGGAACCCGCTGGCGTGCGCGGTGGCCCTGGAGGTCATCGCGATGTTGAGGACCGGCGAGTACCAGCAGCGCGCCACGGAGCTGGGCGAGCACCTGCACGCCGAACTGGGCCTGCTGGCGGGCGGTGGAGCCGTGGAGGCGGTGCGCGGTCGCGGACTGTGGGCGGGCGTGGACATCGCGCCTTCCCGGGGCACGGGCCGGGAGATCTCGGAGAAGCTGATGGACCGCGGTGTGCTGGTCAAGGACACCCACGGTTCGACGATCCGGATCGCTCCCCCGCTGGTGATCGGCAAGGAGGACCTGGACTGGGGGCTGGAGCAGCTGCGCGCGGTGCTGTCGGCCTGA